In Bdellovibrio sp. GT3, one genomic interval encodes:
- a CDS encoding dihydrofolate reductase — protein MILTQIAACSENRIIGTQGGLPWELPEDMKFFRDTTKGHIMIMGRKTFDSFNGKALPNRYHIVVTRDPSKFSFPSTEKSPVVFVSSLEEAVEHARPLTAHWGEEVFIIGGGEIYKQAFVKDLTDKVYLTLIHREFPGDTHYPEIDESVFKLTERRDVSLPIPFSFLTYLKK, from the coding sequence ATGATTTTGACCCAGATTGCGGCGTGCTCTGAAAACCGAATTATTGGAACTCAGGGCGGACTCCCGTGGGAGCTTCCTGAAGACATGAAATTTTTCAGAGACACCACCAAGGGTCACATCATGATCATGGGTCGCAAGACTTTTGATTCTTTCAATGGCAAGGCCTTGCCGAATCGCTACCACATCGTAGTGACGCGCGATCCGTCCAAGTTCTCATTTCCCTCAACCGAAAAAAGTCCGGTGGTCTTCGTTTCCAGTCTGGAAGAGGCGGTCGAGCATGCTCGCCCCCTGACGGCACACTGGGGCGAGGAAGTTTTCATCATCGGTGGTGGAGAGATTTACAAACAGGCTTTTGTTAAGGACCTCACAGATAAAGTGTATTTAACTCTGATCCACCGCGAGTTTCCGGGCGATACACATTATCCCGAAATTGACGAAAGTGTTTTCAAACTCACTGAACGTCGAGACGTTTCACTGCCTATTCCCTTTTCGTTTCTTACATACCTGAAAAAGTAG